A genome region from Setaria italica strain Yugu1 chromosome III, Setaria_italica_v2.0, whole genome shotgun sequence includes the following:
- the LOC101783872 gene encoding thioredoxin H2-2, which yields MSSSVMAVKDMNHLQEVLAMAKKDSKLLVLELMGSVNYTTTCEFMRPILDGKIVPAFGGSAYFYKLDVDNHEFKGFKTKWKVQALPDFVMVKNGKQVNRLVTTDKDELMTAINAAFEP from the exons ATGAGTTCGTCCGTGATGGCCGTCAAAGATATGAATCACCTGCAGGAGGTTCTGGCCATGGCTAAGAAGGACTCCAAGCTG CTGGTGCTGGAGCTTATGGGATCGGTGAACTACACCACGACGTGCGAGTTCATGAGGCCGATTCTGGATGGTAAGATCGTCCCCGCGTTCGGAGGCAGTGCCTACTTCTATAAGCTCGACGTCGACAACCACGAGTTCAAG GGTTTCAAGACGAAGTGGAAGGTCCAGGCGCTGCCGGACTTCGTGATGGTGAAGAACGGCAAGCAGGTGAACCGCCTCGTCACAACCGATAAAGACGAGCTCATGACCGCCATCAACGCAGCCTTTGAACCCTAA
- the LOC101784281 gene encoding ribulose-1,5 bisphosphate carboxylase/oxygenase large subunit N-methyltransferase, chloroplastic has translation MASVSPAAAAAAVSGPHHGRLLLPSSPRRLPRPRRRPRARLRLAACHADTLLPSSSSPAEARAPPAPAVGPSAESATDCFVDWLRASGLPGAKVDIRERPVPCLREGKDRPLRYVAAGDALQAGDVAFEVPMSFVVTLERVLGDESVAELLTNNKLSELACLALYLMYEKKQGKDSIWYPYIKELDRHRGRGQLAVESPLLWTESELDYLTGSPLKDEVIARDEAVRREYNELDTLWFMAGSLFQQYPFDIPTEAFPFEIFKQAFVAVQSCVVHLQKVSLARRFALVPLGPPLLTYKSNCKAMLTADGDSVRLVVDRPYKAGEPIIVWCGPQTNSRLVLNYGFVDEDNPFDRISIEASLNTEDPQFQEKRMVAQRNGKLAIQNFNVYVGKEKETVAEMLPYLRLGYISDPDEMRSILSSDGETCPVSPCTERAVLDQLVGYLESRLAGYPTTLDQDEAMLADGSLEPKKEVATRLVRLEKKMLHACLQAAKEFINDLPDHTVSPCPAPYAPELK, from the exons ATGGCCTCCgtctccccggccgccgccgccgccgccgtctccggccCTCAccacggccgcctcctcctcccctcctccccacgccgcctcccccggccccgccggcgcccccgcgcgcgtctccgcctcgccgcctgcCACGCCGACACCctgctcccctcctcctcctccccagcgGAGGCCCGCGCTCCGCCGGCACCCGCGGTGGGGCCCTCCGCCGAATCTGCCACCGACTGTTTCGTCGACTGGCTGCGCGCGAGCGGGCTGCCCGGGGCCAAAGTGGATATCCGGGAGCGGCCGGTCCCCTGCCTGCGCGAGGGCAAGGATCGCCCGCTGCGctacgtcgccgccggcgacgccctcCAG GCGGGGGATGTGGCGTTCGAGGTGCCCATGTCATTCGTCGTCACGCTGGAGCGGGTGCTTGGGGACGAATCAGTCG CTGAGTTGTTGACAAACAACAAGTTGTCTGAGCTAGCATGCTTGGCATTATATCTCATGTATGAGAAAAAGCAAGGAAAGGATTCCATTTGGTACCCCTACATTAAGGAGCTCGACCGACACCGAGGAAGGGGGCAGCTAGCTGTTGAATCACCACTTTTATGGACTGAAAGTGAACTTGATTACCTGACTGGAAGCCCCTTAAAG GATGAAGTTATTGCTAGAGATGAGGCAGTAAGGAGAGAGTATAATGAGCTTGACACATTGTGGTTCATGGCAGGTTCACTGTTTCAG CAATACCCTTTTGATATACCTACTGAGGCTTTTCCATTTGAGATATTCAAGCAAGCTTTTGTTGCAGTACAGTCTTGTGTGGTCCATTTGCAG AAAGTTAGTTTAGCTCGAAGATTTGCGCTAGTTCCTTTGGGGCCACCACTATTGACCTACAAAAGCAACTGCAAAGCAATGTTGACAGCTGATGGTGATTCTGTTCGGTTGGTGGTGGATCGGCCTTATAAGGCTGGGGAGCCAATAATTGTCTG GTGTGGACCACAAACAAACTCCAGGCTGGTTCTGAactatggttttgttgatgaagaCAATCCCTTTGATCGCATATCAATTGAG GCATCCTTAAATACAGAAGATCCTCAATTCCAAGAAAAGAGAATGGTTGCTCAGAGGAATGGAAAGCTTGCTATCCAAAATTTTAAT GTCTATGTAGGTAAAGAGAAAGAAACTGTTGCAGAAATGCTGCCTTACCTGAGATTAGGATACATTTCAGATCCGGATGAAATGCGGTCCATACTCTCATCTGATGGAGAAACATGTCCA GTTAGTCCATGTACAGAGCGAGCTGTACTTGATCAACTTGTTGGTTACTTGGAATCTCGATTGGCTGGTTATCCAACAACTCTGGATCAGGATGAAGCTATG TTGGCAGATGGCAGTTTGGAACCAAAGAAGGAAGTTGCTACTAGGCTTGTAAggttggagaagaagatgcTCCATGCCTGTCTCCAGGCAGCTAAGGAGTTCATAAACGACTTGCCTGACCACACAGTATCACCTTGCCCTGCTCCATATGCCCCTGAATTGAAATGA
- the LOC101784674 gene encoding probable aspartyl aminopeptidase: MASVAPVVSDLVDFLNASPTAFHAVDEAKRRLKAAGFAQLSEREEWAGLEPGRKYFFTRNYSTIVAFAIGAKYVAGNGFHIIGAHTDSPCLKLKPVSKVTKGGYLEVGVQTYGGGLWYTWFDRDLTVAGRVIIREKRDGGDSCAHKLVRVQEPILRIPTLAIHLDRTISSEGLKINNQNHLVPVLATSIKNEMQKLVGENGPKESSENKNTKHHPLLLQLIAKEANCEPDEICDFELQLCDTQPSAVAGAMKEFIFSGRLDNLCMSFCSLKALIDSTSAEHSLDHESGVRMVALFDHEEVGSDSAQGAGSPAMLDALSRITGSFNSSNSKLLEKAIQRSFLVSADMAHALHPNYMDKHEENHQPKLHGGLVIKHNANQRYATNAVTAFIFREIAERHQLPVQDFVVRNDMACGSTIGPILASGVGIRTVDIGAPQLSMHSIREMCAVDDISHSYEHFKAYFEEFTELDSKVKVDY, translated from the exons atggcctCCGTCGCTCCCGTGGTCTCCGACCTCGTCGACTTCCTCAACGCATCGCCCACCGCCTTCCACGCCGTCG ACGAGGCGAAGCGGCGGCTGAAGGCGGCGGGGTTCGCGCAGCTCTCGGAGCGGGAGGAGTGGGCGGGGCTCGAGCCCGGCCGCAAGTACTTCTTCACCCGCAACTACTCCACCATCGTCGCCTTCGCCATCGGCGCCAA ATACGTTGCTGGCAATGGGTTCCACATCATTGGTGCACACACTGACAGCCCTTGCCTCAAGCTCAAGCCTGTCTCCAAG GTAACCAAAGGAGGTTATCTTGAGGTTGGGGTTCAAACATATGGTGGTGGATTGTGGTACACATGGTTCGACCGCGATCTTACTGTTGCTGGTAGGGTGATTATAAGGGAGAAGAGGGATGGCGGGGACTCTTGTGCACATAAGCTTGTACGGGTGCAAGAGCCGATCCTGAGGATTCCTACTTTGGCTATTCACCTTGACAG GACTATCTCCTCAGAAGGTCTCAAAATTAACAATCAGAATCATCTTGTCCCAGTGCTGGCGACGTCTATCAAG AATGAAATGCAGAAATTAGTGGGAGAAAATGGCCCAAAGGAGTCATCAGAGAATAAGAACACAAAGCACCATCCATTGCTATTGCAG CTGATTGCTAAAGAGGCTAACTGTGAGCCTGATGAAATATGCGACTTTGAACTGCAACTCTGTGATACTCAACCAAGCGCTGTAGCAGGTGCCATGAAAGAGTTCATTTTTTCAGGACGgcttgacaacctttgcatgtCATTTTGTTCATTGAAG GCGCTAATCGACTCAACTTCTGCTGAACACTCACTTGATCATGAATCTGGTGTGCGAATGGTAGCTCTATTTGACCATGAGGAAGTGGGGTCTGATTCTGCTCAGGGAGCTGGTTCCCCTGCCATGTTGGATGCTTTATCAAGAATCACAGGGTCTTTTAACTCTTCAAATTCCAAG TTGCTAGAGAAAGCTATTCAGAGGAGCTTTCTGGTGTCTGCCGACATGGCACATGCTTTACACCCCAATTATATG GACAAGCATGAGGAGAATCACCAACCAAAATTGCATGGAGGACTTGTGATCAAGCATAACGCCAATCAACGTTATGCTACAAATGCTGTGACAGCATTTATTTTCCGAGAAATTGCTGAGAGGCACCAACTACCTGTACAG GATTTTGTTGTTCGAAATGACATGGCTTGTGGTTCAACAATTGGCCCAATACTTGCCAGTGGTGTTGGTATTCGTACTGTTGACATCGGGGCACCACAGCTATCCATGCACAGCATCAGAGAAATGTGTGCCGTTGATGATATTAGCCACTCATATGAGCATTTCAAGGCATATTTTGAAGAATTCACTGAGTTGGATAGCAAGGTCAAGGTGGATTACTAA
- the LOC101785067 gene encoding adenylate kinase 4 codes for MAANLEDVPSLDLMHELLRRMKCSSKPDKRLILIGPPGSGKGTQSPLIKDEYCLCHLATGDMLRAAVAAKTPLGIKAKEAMDKGELVSDDLVVGIIDEAMKKPSCQKGFILDGFPRTVTQAQKLDEMLAKQGANVDKVLNFAIDDAILEERITGRWIHPASGRTYHTKFAPPKAPGVDDVTGEPLIQRRDDTAEVLKSRLEAFHRQTEPVIDYYSKKGLVANLHAEKPPKEVTVEVQKALS; via the exons atggcggcgaaccTGGAGGACGTGCCGTCGCTGGATCTGATGCACGAGCTGCTCCGCCGCATGAAGTGCAGCTCCAAGCCCGACAAGCGCCTCATCCTCATCG GCCCACCTGGCTCGGGAAAGGGAACTCAGTCTCCCCTTATCAAGGATGAATATTGCCTGTGCCATTTAGCCACTGGTGATATGCTGAGGGCTGCTGTGGCTGCCAAGACTCCTCTAGGGATTAAAGCTAAAGAAGCTATGGACAAG GGAGAGCTTGTTTCAGATGACTTGGTTGTGGGGATTATTGATGAAGCCATGAAGAAACCCTCATGCCAGAAAGGTTTTATCCTCGATGGTTTCCCTAGAACTGTCACTCAAGCACAGAAG CTTGACGAGATGTTGGCAAAGCAAGGTGCTAATGTTGACAAGGTTCTGAACTTTGCAATTGATGATGCAATATTGGAAGAACGGATCACTGGTCGTTGGATCCACCCAGCTAGTGGTAGGACTTACCATACAAAATTTGCACCTCCAAAGGCTCCGGGAGTTGATGAT GTCACTGGAGAGCCATTGATTCAAAGGAGAGATGACACAGCTGAGGTCTTGAAGTCAAGGCTTGAAGCCTTCCACAGACAAACCGAACCT GTGATTGACTACTACTCCAAGAAGGGCTTAGTGGCGAATCTGCACGCCGAGAAACCACCAAAGGAAGTGACTGTTGAGGTGCAGAAAGCCCTCTCATGA